A window from Toxoplasma gondii ME49 chromosome IX, whole genome shotgun sequence encodes these proteins:
- a CDS encoding Yos1 family protein (encoded by transcript TGME49_288900~Predicted trans-membrane domain (TMHMM2.0):72-95:128-151), translating into MRGFHRCALQKKHEGKATGTDRSEVERKERRNSCLAIGQPSMSTVAGVHATSENAFYDEALVYTRLVESPSRILTMAFTLLHLLESFLLLLNAAAVLSAPRLLRPLGLDKPQVGDPGFRSQISLFLFSVRTYLKLPLVVANLVVIIFELLFG; encoded by the exons ATGAGGGGGTTTCACCGCTGTGCCTTGCAGAAGAAGCACGAGGGAAAGGCGACAGGCACAGATAGAAGTGAGGtcgaaaggaaagaaagaagaaactcgtGTCTTGCAATTGGACAGCCGTCGATGTCGACTGTCGCGGGTGTGCATGCGACTTCCGAGAATGCGTTCTACGACGAGGCTCTCGTGTATACG CGCCTCGTCGAGTCGCCGTCTCGCATTCTCACCATGGCGTTTACTCTCCTCCATCTCCTCGAgagctttcttcttctcctgaaCGCCGCGGCTGTCCTCAgcgctcctcgtctcctccgtcctCTGGGGCTGGACAAGCCGCAGGTGGGGGACCCTGGCTTCCGGTCGCAgatttcgctctttctcttctccgtcagAACTTACCTCAAACTCCCCCTCGTAGTGGCGAACCTCGTCGTCATCATCTTCGAGCTCCTCTTTGGCTAG
- a CDS encoding DUF866 domain-containing protein (encoded by transcript TGME49_288910), producing the protein MVVIQLRMKADLENVDSIEIPAGHTWVLDVKQAAGEEVRERVTVSESETQDIPNSRGTANFVVRWDGSKQAATLNVQDVKKVTRRTYTAEDSGKFVSIVAFECRGLEPVRWYPADGYIVKSKRATFKDADLSEDWAEYDQDANLSLGIYNVEWQFQVSR; encoded by the exons ATGGTGGTGATTCAGCTGCGTATGAAGGCCGATCTGGAAAACGTCGACAGCATCGAAATACCCGCGGGCCATACCTGGGTCCTTGACG TGAAGCAagccgcgggagaagaagttcGAGAGCGAGTTACTGTATCTGAATCTGAGACACAGGACATCCCGAACAGCAGGGG AACGGCGAACTTCGTCGTGCGGTGGGACGGCAGCAAGCAGGCTGCGACTCTCAATGTGCAGGAT GTAAAGAAGGTCACGCGACGCACGTACACCGCCGAGGACAGCGGGAAATTCGTTTCCATCGTCGCTTTCGAATGTCGAGG CCTGGAACCTGTGCGGTGGTACCCGGCAGACGGTTACATCGTGAAGAGCAAACGAGCGACGTTCAAGGATGCCGACCTCTCGGAAGACTGGGCTGAATATGACCAG gacGCCAATCTGTCGCTCGGCATCTACAACGTGGAATGGCAATTCCAAGTGTCTCGATGA